CTGAGATTTCATAAACTGTTGTGAATAATCAAGTCTTTCACAAAACAACATTCTTACAATGTAAAGTTAACCTCTCATTAGTTCATCTCACACAGTCCCTCTTCCTGTTGAACAGGACATATAACTTATAATTCTATGAGAGTAGTTTGATAAGAATAAGTTTAGAATAAGTTTTAGTAGTTGTTTGCGCTGACACGTTCAAGAACATAAAAGATAATATCACAAATACTGTCcaatatttagaaatattaGTTTCAGTGCCCATAGACTTAACGGATCAATTAAACTCTGAAGTGCCACATTTTCcaattttagatttaaaatcaatgaaaacaGATCCCTTCGTCATAAACTTGAGTTTGAAAGTGGAAGCTTGTAATAAAGTCAGACAAATTATTGAATATGAGAGCTGCCTAAACCAATTTGTACTCTTTATTGGGTTTCTTTGTAAAGAGATCCTCAGGGATTTAATGTTGATTGGAATGTGCTATAGATAGATAACTAGATGGTTGATgtgacaaaatgttttctattgAAGTGCACTGAatgttgattttgttaaaaGATGCAATGTCTCATGGATTGTCTCAGAAAGGTTGaaacatgaatatttttaaGATCAGTGTTTCTTTTCTATAAAggaacaaataaagttttattttaaaataaatgctacGGCTGTGTGTTTCTGGTAACAGAGATGACAGGCAGATATCTGCCtcctaaaaaagtaaaaataatttaagagAATAACCTTGGAACTGTAGTGAGTGGAAAAGTTCTCCCAAAAGTGAAATCTTTTAGTCAGGTTTCAGATAAGATGAACATATGAAATTTTTTAATCCACTTGGCACTAAGCAGAAATTTGTTTTCCTTCTTAGGTGAcaattctttaaataataaattaataatccCCCAAGAATGAAATTTACCCTCAGGCCATCTGGGTGCATGTCTTCCTTTCTTCAACAAATATTCTCTAAACTAAATGAATCCCAAGATAttaatagttttcatttacAAAGGTATAGTCTTGCTTCAGAAGAAATGTTTTGAAGTATTAATAACTTACGTGATGAAATATGGGCTTTTGGGCACAATTAAATGGCATTACAATCCAGGACCaggattttatttaatattactcAAGATTGTGTTCGGCTGAAGGAAAACATGTATACAtaggatggcatgagggtgaatatatAATGTGGTCAATTTAATTTCTGGGTGTACTAGTCCATAAGACATGGGCATTAGTTAATATATCCTGACAAACTTAgtatatgaaaacaaatgtttagggCACATAACCTACACACATGTTACTGTACGTTTGGAACCGTGTTCTATATTCAATGTATCTGGTCAGGTTTGTGTTGATCTGAAATTCATATTCCTGAATACTTCAGTCCCTACATGGAGTTCTGTTCTCACTTTGACAAAAGAAAATGCCGTATTAAGTAGCTGATTCAATGTTGTAAAATCAAAGGGGTGAATAAATAGGCATTGCATATTAGGCATACAGTaaagatatatatttacatCCAATCTTAGTTTAATTGCAGTTACATTTCTCTATTCAAGCCAACGTGACTTGGTACAACGTCATGTTTAACAGAATTTGAAGAGtcaaataaaaatcacacattgATAAAATGTCAGGCTCTTTGCAACAGTACAGGGGAGTTTAGCTTTATTCCatatcattaaataaattaaaggaatTATAAGGGAAAGCATCTTGTCACATACTGAGGAGATTGTTATTGTATTACAAAAGAAGGCATGTGTATAGTAGTACTTCCTGAAGCTGgataaaacagttttaattggTTAAACACATTCTAATCGACATCTCTATTATCTACATGATTTCAAAACATTTGTACAGAACAGGTATACAAAATGAGATACCTGCAGGATACCTCTCACAAAGAAAAGCTCtatttacactgaaaaaagtTGAACTGCATTTCATTCTCCTTGAAGAAAGCATTCACAGGTTTTAAGTCTCGGggacaacacacgcacacattgtGACAGCTCTATGCTCTAAAAAGTGTACAATATGCACACTTTGAAGACATCTAAAAAGCAGTCTTTGCAAACTGGTAGAAATAGACACACATATTCTTTGGGCTCAGGAGATTGAGAGTCTTGAGGGTCCCAAATCAACAATCACATCTTCAAAAGAAGAAACTTTCATAGCTGGGAGCTTCGGCAAATTTTTTCAGGTCGTGATGGGATAAGTTTGGTGTCAGGTCCTCATTCACATTTTAATTCCCATCAAAATGTGCACTGAGATTCTCTTagaaaaaatgctttagaaACGACATAAAAATTGGGTTTTGGAGCTCGAGAAGCTGCTATCAAATTGGGTCCTTAGCAAACTGTTCTCACTGATTGTTTTTAGCTTTTGCGTGTGTCAAAATATGAGACTTCAGGTTAGTGGACTGTGCAAACTTCTTGTTGCAGCCGTCAAATGGGCAAACGTAGGGCCtgtctccagtgtgaatccgCACGTGAGTCCGCAAGTTAAAGTCCAGTGAGAAGCGTTTACCACAGCCTTCAAATGTgcactgtaaaagaaaaaaaaaagctGTATTAATTCATATTTCCCAATCCAATTTGTGCTATTTTAAGCAATCTAACCAAATGTATAAATTCTATAGTAAATATGGACAAATATATCTTGCCTGGAAAGGCTTTTCACCAGTGTGAACCAACTGATGTCGTTTAAGCTTGGAACTTTCCACAAACGCCTTTCCGCATTCAGCGCAGACATGAACACGTGGCCCGTGAGTGTGCAGGTGCTTCCTCATTGCAGAGTTGTCTCTGAACATCTTCGAGCAACCCTATGACACACAAGAGATGGTGAGAACTGAAATGCACTCAAGTTAACCAACATTTCCCATTCTAACAAGGGTGATACAAAAAATGACTCACTTTGTGGGGGCATGCTATCGTTCTTGGAGAGTCATCCTCCTTTATCTTCCTTGGCTTCATtctgcattataaaaaaaacatttatgcataAATTCTTGTATGTCATCAGACATATAGTCGCTGTCAAGAAGCAATCTTGTATCTCCCAAAACGCAACTTTCcaagaaatgaaaaatacaaagctaaaatataaaacaactgCAGTTTAATGCAATTGGATAAATTACCCACCTTGCAAATTCTGCCAGCTGTTTGGGGTCTGATAGGTCAATGCCGGGTATGCCACCAGGGGGCAGTTTCTTCCCCGTCATGTATTCCGAGTAGTCTGGAGGAGAGTTTTCTCCAATAATCTGCTCCTCCACCACATTCTCATCATCAACATCCTTTTTATCATCTGTGCGAAACACAACATCAGACGCTTAGCAATAGTATGAATGGTAAACCTCACAATCTAATCAAACACTGGGAGCatttaattattcattcattcaagttAAACAACATCAAGGACAGCAAACAAAAACGAAATCGACCGTGAATAGTCCATACAAAGCACGTGACTTTTCTTTACACATCCAGTTTGTTAACGTTACATCAGCTGAAAGCAAGCAaattactgtaataaataattatttcgTCATCTCTGTAGCGATTTATATGATAAGAACATGAGAAtattaatgacatattttaacTATGTAAACGCAATGTGCATCTTTAATATAAATTGTTCGTTTGTCGAAGAGTTATTAAAACCCGTAGAATATCGCGACACCTTATAAAACCAGTGCGATgattgaaaatgatttaatagaGTTTAATCTAAATCGTCATAAATATTTTGAACTACATTTACATGATGTACGTGTTGACAGATTCGGATGTTTGCGTGAGATCTACCCCGCTaactaaacagaaaataatCTCTAGACATTACATGCGTCTAGACTCCTcagttattacatttaaatacgCGGTAACATTTGTTCATTGAGGGCAGACACGTTGTAAGGCTGCTAGTTTGCATGCAAGCAGATCGTGTGTCTCGACGTCAGTCCCTCCCCTTCTTCAAAGGGAGCTGCGCCATTGAGGCCTGCAGTAGCGAAGCGCACTCACAGCGCCTCTCTCCGCCATCTTTACCCGCTCAGACACGCGCCATCTTTCGGGGCCGCCGCCATAATGGTCTGGAGGAATATGGCGGCGCCCATCCGCACTTAAAACATGGCttccatcaaaacaaaaacatttagacCGGGACCACCATAATAACAGACTTTATGTCAGGAAAATCGCTCCTAGCACCAGGCGATCGGGCAACTTAATACGGAAACGAGGACAAGAGGCCCACACGAGGCCCTGTTAATGTACGCGAGAACAAAGCACTTGATATGAATCTTGCACACTGTCAAAACTTACCCGATGCCCACATAGTGACGGAAAACTCCCCCTCCAATGTTTTTATCTGCACTTGCTTCTGTTCCCATTTGCGTCCGCTCGCTTCCGCGGAGTTTAAGAAGCTCTTTTTGATCACTCTTTTCCCGCCGCCTCCACCTTTCTTCACCCTGCCAGACGCGTTCTTGCCAGACACAGTAACTAAAGTCTGTTCTATATAGTCCTCTTCTGCCACCGGGACGGGGACAGGAATGAGAATTTGATCCTCGTAACTATCATCTCCGTGGAGATCTGAATCATCGCAGCCCACGACCTCTTCT
The sequence above is drawn from the Triplophysa dalaica isolate WHDGS20190420 chromosome 15, ASM1584641v1, whole genome shotgun sequence genome and encodes:
- the yy1a gene encoding transcriptional repressor protein YY1a gives rise to the protein MASGETLYIEADGSEMPAEIVELHEIEVETIETTVVGGDDDEHQPMIALQPLVTDDPNHVNHQEVILVQTREEVVGCDDSDLHGDDSYEDQILIPVPVPVAEEDYIEQTLVTVSGKNASGRVKKGGGGGKRVIKKSFLNSAEASGRKWEQKQVQIKTLEGEFSVTMWASDDKKDVDDENVVEEQIIGENSPPDYSEYMTGKKLPPGGIPGIDLSDPKQLAEFARMKPRKIKEDDSPRTIACPHKGCSKMFRDNSAMRKHLHTHGPRVHVCAECGKAFVESSKLKRHQLVHTGEKPFQCTFEGCGKRFSLDFNLRTHVRIHTGDRPYVCPFDGCNKKFAQSTNLKSHILTHAKAKNNQ